The Exiguobacterium mexicanum genome includes a window with the following:
- a CDS encoding DNA-binding protein: MNYYQQIDPIAGGGFDRTRFQLPTVEKSATRLSDLTDGTPVQTKALVSTVEVREGKSGAKWLQLNLTTSSGLIRAKQWLRGNEDQLLPIYESGVIELEGKIDVYPKPDGAKSITIDRAKPIARDEAVSLLPGLPGDETMEQYADELFAILSTLSPDYQAIAMSLLDRYWDDFVLAPAALYHHHNYVGGLLKHTVCMLRLGYRFQEQDDHLAMAFRVIKEAEQLHKVDVWNTMNGVKVEQAFRGTFESLYAACEAIAELKEPLRWDELALGILFHDIGKLFEYSHLLSSPNRFEQLFSVSGTSETTGISINPMGSLIGHMPYGGLLFEKSQQAAGVTLPLDVHHRIWHMILSHHGKREWGSSVLPVTTEGWMLHLIDLLDARYEKWARVHENL; encoded by the coding sequence ATGAACTATTACCAACAGATTGATCCAATTGCAGGGGGCGGATTCGACCGAACACGGTTCCAACTTCCGACCGTAGAGAAGTCGGCGACACGGCTATCGGACCTGACAGACGGAACACCGGTTCAGACGAAAGCGCTCGTCAGTACGGTCGAAGTTCGAGAAGGCAAATCCGGGGCGAAATGGTTACAGCTCAATTTGACGACCTCGAGCGGACTCATCCGTGCCAAGCAGTGGTTGCGCGGCAATGAAGATCAATTGTTGCCGATTTACGAGTCAGGCGTCATCGAGCTCGAAGGGAAAATCGACGTCTACCCAAAACCGGACGGCGCCAAATCGATTACGATCGACCGGGCCAAACCGATTGCCCGGGACGAAGCGGTATCGTTGTTGCCAGGTCTTCCTGGAGACGAGACGATGGAACAATACGCCGATGAGCTGTTCGCGATTCTGTCGACGCTCTCGCCAGACTATCAAGCGATCGCGATGTCACTGCTCGACCGCTATTGGGACGATTTCGTTCTCGCACCGGCCGCACTGTATCATCATCATAACTATGTCGGCGGCCTCTTGAAGCACACGGTCTGTATGCTTCGACTTGGTTATCGGTTCCAAGAACAAGACGACCATTTGGCGATGGCGTTCCGGGTCATCAAAGAAGCCGAGCAGTTGCACAAAGTAGACGTATGGAATACGATGAACGGTGTAAAAGTTGAACAGGCGTTCCGCGGCACGTTCGAGTCGCTTTACGCGGCCTGTGAGGCCATCGCCGAGTTGAAAGAGCCACTCCGTTGGGACGAGCTCGCGCTCGGGATTTTGTTCCATGATATCGGTAAGTTGTTCGAGTACAGTCACTTGCTATCGTCCCCGAACCGGTTTGAGCAACTGTTCTCGGTCAGCGGCACGAGTGAGACGACCGGGATCTCCATCAACCCGATGGGAAGCTTGATCGGACACATGCCGTACGGCGGACTGTTGTTCGAGAAGAGTCAACAAGCTGCCGGCGTCACACTTCCGCTCGATGTCCATCACCGGATTTGGCATATGATTTTGTCCCACCACGGCAAGCGCGAGTGGGGCTCGAGCGTGTTACCGGTCACGACGGAAGGATGGATGCTCCATCTAATCGACTTGTTGGATGCCCGTTATGAGAAGTGGGCGCGGGTCCACGAAAATTTATAA
- the hfq gene encoding RNA chaperone Hfq, with protein sequence MKASYNIQDHFLNQLRKEMVPTTVFLVSGFQIRGVIKSFDNFTVIVESEGRQQLIYKHAISTFSPARNVTLFEPEAVEVTEG encoded by the coding sequence ATGAAGGCTAGCTATAACATCCAAGACCATTTTTTGAATCAATTACGTAAAGAAATGGTGCCGACGACCGTCTTTTTAGTCAGCGGATTTCAAATTCGGGGAGTCATCAAATCGTTTGACAACTTCACGGTCATCGTCGAATCAGAAGGGCGCCAACAGTTGATCTATAAACATGCGATTTCAACGTTCTCACCAGCGCGGAACGTCACGTTGTTCGAACCGGAAGCGGTCGAAGTGACAGAAGGATAA
- the miaA gene encoding tRNA (adenosine(37)-N6)-dimethylallyltransferase MiaA: MEQTPVIVLVGPTAVGKTKTGIELAKAFNGEIVSGDSVQVYRGMDIGSAKVTVEEAEGVPHHLIDICDPDEAMSVATFQTLARAAIDDIYARGKLPILVGGTGLYIRAILYDYEFTERPVDHALRESLELEAETNGPEALHARLQSLDPKRAESIHPNNVRRVIRALEVALQGDAQAMDSLPSEHYAYKLFVLHADRDVLYSRINHRVDLMLEAGLIEEVERLLTAGYRDTQAMRAIGYKEVVPYLDGLMTREQMTETLKQHTRKFAKRQLTWFRHQFNGIWVDMGRKSFELSYQNIYDEVEEFFRKFRLFERDID; encoded by the coding sequence ATGGAACAAACACCAGTCATCGTCCTCGTCGGACCGACCGCTGTCGGGAAGACGAAGACAGGAATCGAGCTCGCGAAAGCGTTCAACGGTGAAATCGTATCGGGCGACTCGGTCCAAGTGTATCGCGGGATGGATATCGGTTCGGCAAAAGTGACGGTCGAGGAGGCGGAAGGGGTTCCGCATCATTTAATCGATATCTGTGACCCGGACGAGGCGATGAGCGTCGCCACATTCCAGACGTTGGCCCGGGCGGCGATCGATGACATCTACGCGCGCGGGAAATTGCCGATTCTGGTCGGCGGGACCGGTCTCTACATCAGAGCAATCTTATATGACTATGAGTTCACGGAGCGACCGGTCGATCATGCATTGCGCGAATCGCTCGAGTTAGAGGCGGAGACGAATGGTCCTGAAGCGCTGCACGCCCGCCTGCAGTCGCTCGACCCAAAACGGGCCGAGAGCATTCATCCAAATAATGTCCGCCGCGTCATCCGTGCTCTTGAAGTCGCGCTCCAAGGCGACGCCCAGGCGATGGATAGCCTCCCGTCGGAGCATTACGCCTATAAATTGTTCGTCTTGCATGCGGACCGGGACGTGCTCTACTCGCGCATCAACCATCGTGTCGACTTGATGCTCGAAGCGGGTCTCATCGAAGAAGTCGAGCGCTTACTCACGGCTGGTTATCGGGATACGCAGGCAATGCGGGCCATCGGTTACAAGGAGGTCGTTCCGTACCTTGATGGATTGATGACCCGAGAGCAGATGACCGAGACGCTCAAACAGCACACGCGCAAGTTCGCGAAGCGTCAATTAACATGGTTCCGTCATCAATTTAATGGGATTTGGGTTGATATGGGACGAAAATCATTTGAACTATCGTATCAAAATATTTATGATGAAGTTGAGGAGTTTTTTCGAAAATTCCGATTATTTGAAAGAGACATAGACTAG
- a CDS encoding AmiS/UreI family transporter, whose product MGNISLLFGGVALFINSLVLFGKVDVKSAGVFSLFTGLLQTFIATWLVIGASSAEVFGYASIYLFAFTYLYVGVTFLFDLDGRGVGWFSLFVSISAVFYATISFTMGDVMGAITWLFWSFLWGLFYVGMGLGRQIDGLTARVAFVLAWLTLIVPALFGLANLMTPLYDVIWWAASGTTVLYIGFTMWRGRRVLEVTQ is encoded by the coding sequence GTGGGGAATATTAGTTTATTATTTGGTGGCGTGGCACTGTTCATTAACAGCCTCGTCTTATTCGGGAAAGTGGACGTCAAGAGTGCGGGTGTATTCAGTCTCTTCACAGGACTGTTGCAGACGTTCATCGCGACGTGGCTCGTCATCGGGGCGAGTTCGGCGGAAGTGTTCGGATATGCGAGCATCTATTTGTTCGCTTTCACCTATTTGTACGTCGGTGTGACATTTTTGTTCGACCTCGACGGACGTGGCGTCGGTTGGTTCTCGCTATTTGTTTCGATTTCAGCCGTTTTTTATGCCACCATCTCGTTCACGATGGGCGATGTGATGGGCGCCATAACCTGGTTGTTCTGGTCGTTCCTGTGGGGACTGTTCTATGTAGGGATGGGTCTTGGGCGCCAAATTGATGGGTTGACGGCCCGAGTCGCATTCGTGCTCGCTTGGTTGACACTGATCGTCCCGGCGCTGTTTGGACTGGCCAACTTGATGACACCGCTCTATGACGTGATCTGGTGGGCAGCGAGCGGCACGACGGTTCTCTACATTGGGTTCACGATGTGGCGAGGCCGCCGAGTTCTTGAAGTGACACAATGA
- a CDS encoding PPK2 family polyphosphate kinase — protein sequence MDIQTFRIDHKNGIRLSDFPTTLQDRPSDETLQNELIPKSVERLKELHWKLYAESKKGIVVVLQALDAGGKDEAISYIFSNLNAQGLKTNAFQKPSDTEKKHDYLWRMHDLMPERGQVGILNRSHYEEVIAPRVHDLLGEEVIPDEEDKESVWKVRYRQINDFEQYLDENGFKVIKFFFNVSKEVQRDRLLERLKDPSKNWEFSFNDVEERKHWDDYQDIFEDMLSNTASKHAPWFVLPADDDWYARYIVSTIMIDVLEDIDPKFPTFTEDEQDRIDEAIETLENE from the coding sequence ATGGATATTCAAACTTTTCGCATTGACCATAAAAATGGGATTCGTCTCAGCGATTTCCCGACCACGCTACAAGATCGCCCATCTGACGAGACGTTACAAAACGAGTTGATTCCAAAGAGCGTGGAGCGATTGAAAGAGTTGCATTGGAAGCTGTACGCCGAATCGAAGAAAGGGATCGTTGTCGTCTTGCAAGCGCTCGATGCCGGCGGCAAAGATGAGGCGATCAGTTATATCTTTTCGAACTTGAACGCGCAAGGGTTGAAGACGAACGCGTTCCAAAAACCGTCGGACACGGAAAAGAAACACGATTACTTGTGGCGAATGCATGACCTCATGCCAGAGCGTGGGCAGGTAGGCATCTTGAACCGGTCGCATTATGAAGAAGTGATCGCTCCGCGCGTCCATGACCTGCTCGGGGAAGAGGTCATCCCTGATGAAGAGGACAAAGAGTCGGTATGGAAGGTCCGTTATCGCCAAATCAATGACTTTGAACAATATTTAGATGAGAACGGATTCAAAGTCATCAAATTTTTCTTTAACGTGTCAAAAGAAGTCCAGCGTGACCGCTTGCTTGAACGACTGAAAGATCCAAGTAAGAACTGGGAGTTTTCATTTAATGACGTCGAAGAGCGAAAGCATTGGGATGATTATCAGGATATCTTTGAGGATATGTTATCGAACACGGCGTCGAAACATGCACCCTGGTTTGTGCTCCCGGCAGATGATGACTGGTACGCCAGATATATCGTCTCCACGATTATGATTGACGTCCTTGAAGACATCGATCCTAAATTCCCGACATTTACGGAGGACGAACAGGACCGGATTGATGAAGCGATTGAAACGCTCGAGAATGAGTGA
- a CDS encoding M4 family metallopeptidase, with protein sequence MKKVLSTSLIAGVLLVPQLVGAAELKSGTLTKPSNEAPTTIVKEYAKAKGEFKTLESKRDKVGQVVKLQQTVDGVPVFGGIVVGVVDNDGQLKTVVDDTKQLKGLHKSIKLNEQKAVARYKELVGHKGAYELEPAAELVVYPNGEEAVYAYEVTGTILDADEPSRWTYFIDAASGKVLNKYNQLAHAKPTNGVTGTTYTGTGIDVLGQSQTFKTTKSGSYYYLQDSTRGKGIYTYDAGNRTRLPGSLWADVDNVLNTTYDRAAVSAHVNATKTYDFFKNTYGRNSYDNNGAALNSTVHYSRSYNNAFWDGSKMVYGDGDGQTFTYLSGALDVVAHELSHAVTEYTAGLIYQNESGAINEAVSDIFGTVAEYSVGSNFDWLVGEDIYTPGVAGDGLRSMSNPAANGDPDHYSVRYTGTQDNGGVHINSGIVNKAAYLLASGGSHYGVSVQGIGVMEMGDIYYRALTVYLTPTSNFSNLRQAVVQSAKDLYGPTSTQAVAAAKSFDAVGIY encoded by the coding sequence ATGAAAAAAGTTTTATCTACATCACTCATCGCAGGCGTCTTGCTCGTGCCGCAACTTGTCGGAGCGGCGGAGCTCAAGTCGGGCACGTTGACGAAACCATCGAACGAAGCCCCGACGACAATCGTCAAAGAGTATGCGAAAGCGAAAGGCGAATTCAAAACGCTCGAATCGAAGCGTGACAAAGTCGGACAAGTTGTCAAATTACAACAGACGGTCGACGGAGTGCCAGTCTTCGGTGGAATTGTCGTCGGTGTCGTCGATAACGATGGCCAATTGAAAACGGTCGTCGATGATACGAAACAACTTAAAGGATTACATAAATCGATCAAGCTGAATGAGCAAAAAGCGGTCGCTCGTTATAAAGAGCTTGTCGGCCACAAAGGCGCATACGAGCTTGAGCCGGCAGCGGAACTCGTCGTCTATCCGAATGGTGAAGAGGCGGTCTATGCGTATGAAGTGACCGGGACGATCCTTGATGCGGATGAGCCGTCACGCTGGACATACTTCATCGATGCGGCAAGCGGGAAAGTATTGAACAAGTACAACCAATTGGCACACGCCAAACCGACGAACGGCGTCACGGGTACGACGTATACGGGCACGGGAATCGACGTCCTTGGCCAGAGCCAAACGTTCAAGACGACGAAGAGCGGTTCATATTACTATCTCCAGGACTCGACACGCGGTAAAGGCATCTATACGTATGACGCCGGAAACCGGACGCGCCTTCCTGGATCGCTCTGGGCCGATGTCGACAACGTCTTGAACACGACGTACGACCGGGCCGCGGTCAGTGCACATGTCAACGCAACGAAGACGTATGACTTCTTCAAGAACACTTATGGACGCAACAGTTACGATAACAACGGTGCGGCCCTCAACTCGACGGTCCACTATAGCCGTAGCTACAACAATGCGTTCTGGGATGGCAGCAAGATGGTGTACGGTGACGGGGACGGCCAAACGTTCACGTACCTCTCTGGTGCACTCGACGTTGTCGCTCACGAATTGTCACACGCCGTTACAGAATACACGGCCGGTTTGATCTATCAAAATGAATCGGGTGCGATCAACGAGGCGGTATCGGATATCTTCGGTACGGTCGCGGAGTACAGCGTCGGCTCGAACTTCGACTGGTTGGTCGGGGAAGACATCTATACGCCTGGCGTGGCTGGGGACGGTCTCCGTTCGATGTCGAACCCAGCGGCCAACGGTGACCCGGACCACTACTCGGTCCGCTACACAGGGACGCAAGACAACGGTGGCGTCCACATCAACTCGGGTATCGTCAACAAAGCGGCTTATCTCTTAGCGAGCGGCGGTTCGCACTACGGCGTCTCGGTCCAAGGCATCGGCGTCATGGAGATGGGGGACATCTACTACCGTGCCCTCACGGTCTACTTGACACCGACATCGAACTTCTCGAACCTTCGTCAAGCAGTCGTACAGTCAGCTAAAGACTTGTACGGTCCAACGAGTACACAAGCGGTCGCAGCGGCGAAATCGTTCGACGCGGTCGGAATCTACTAA
- a CDS encoding ABC transporter permease produces the protein MSNPSILGLIRNEVLKIHKKRRLLVVSIILIVLVSMFTYANYRQIEKQREEQGTIDWRVDLQQEIVDTQNRLASANVQDEFRQILEFQVQQNQYYLDNDINPNYPGAPTFMRVFFSQGTTLVLPLFIIVLMADIVSGEHNDGTIKTLLSRPVRRFKILLAKWMTTLLYTSILIFITALVSYAISGIVLGWDGWTAPILTGFQASATGTFSTDFVHTLPMWQYLLMSVGLSWFVVAAVGTIALMISVIVKNTATGIGIMMAVLISGPLLTSLGSNWDSSKYLVNVNFGLHTYLEGQAPPIEGMTLPFSLIVIFVWSLAALAYAFYHFTQKDVY, from the coding sequence TTGTCTAATCCGTCAATACTTGGTCTTATTCGGAACGAAGTCTTAAAAATCCATAAGAAGCGACGACTCCTCGTCGTCTCGATCATCTTGATTGTGCTCGTTTCGATGTTCACGTATGCGAACTATCGTCAGATCGAGAAACAGCGCGAAGAACAAGGGACGATCGATTGGCGCGTCGATTTACAGCAAGAGATCGTCGATACGCAAAACCGGCTCGCCTCGGCGAACGTTCAGGACGAGTTCCGTCAAATTTTGGAGTTCCAGGTCCAACAGAATCAATACTACTTAGATAATGACATCAACCCGAACTATCCTGGGGCTCCGACGTTCATGCGAGTCTTCTTCTCGCAAGGGACGACGCTCGTGCTGCCGCTCTTTATCATCGTCTTGATGGCGGATATCGTCTCCGGTGAACACAATGACGGGACAATCAAGACACTGTTGTCCCGTCCGGTCCGACGCTTCAAGATTTTGCTCGCCAAATGGATGACGACGCTCCTATATACGTCGATTCTCATCTTCATCACCGCACTCGTCAGTTATGCCATCTCCGGCATCGTGCTCGGCTGGGACGGATGGACCGCCCCGATTTTGACAGGGTTCCAAGCCTCGGCGACCGGGACGTTCTCGACCGACTTCGTCCATACGCTGCCGATGTGGCAATACTTGCTCATGTCGGTCGGACTATCTTGGTTCGTCGTCGCAGCCGTCGGGACGATTGCGCTCATGATCTCGGTCATCGTCAAAAACACGGCGACAGGGATTGGGATCATGATGGCCGTCCTGATTTCAGGACCGCTCCTCACGTCGCTCGGGTCGAATTGGGACAGCTCGAAATATTTGGTCAACGTCAATTTCGGTCTTCATACCTATCTCGAGGGGCAAGCCCCACCAATCGAGGGGATGACGTTGCCATTCTCGCTCATCGTCATATTCGTCTGGTCGCTAGCGGCTCTCGCGTATGCGTTCTACCATTTTACACAAAAAGATGTCTATTGA
- a CDS encoding ABC transporter ATP-binding protein — MQPTLKIDHLTKVIGKKTIIDDISFDVFPGEVFGFLGPNGAGKTTTIRMIVGLIKPTNGTVSICGFSVERQFVQAMNQIGAIVENPELYKFMSGRENLNAFARMLPGVDEARIQEVIDLVDLTARIDDKVKTYSLGMRQRLGIAQAMLNNPRVLILDEPTNGLDPMGIRDLRLFIRRLVEETGLSVLVSSHILAEIELLADRVAIMSRGKIVKVGTVDELIHELASTVDVHVADSFEVLPIVRGFESIEHADVVDERTIRVSMNLEETARLNRYLLDRGVDVFGLERRVQTLEELFISLTGGDHIV; from the coding sequence ATGCAACCAACATTGAAAATAGACCATTTGACAAAAGTAATCGGTAAGAAAACAATCATCGATGACATCTCGTTCGATGTGTTTCCCGGTGAAGTGTTCGGCTTCTTAGGACCGAACGGGGCCGGCAAAACGACGACGATTCGGATGATTGTCGGTTTGATTAAGCCGACGAACGGGACCGTCTCGATTTGTGGGTTCAGCGTCGAACGTCAATTCGTTCAGGCGATGAATCAAATCGGCGCCATCGTTGAGAATCCGGAACTGTACAAGTTCATGAGCGGGCGTGAGAACTTGAACGCCTTCGCGCGGATGTTGCCCGGGGTAGATGAGGCCCGGATTCAAGAAGTGATCGATCTCGTCGACTTGACGGCGCGGATCGATGATAAAGTGAAGACCTACTCGCTCGGGATGCGGCAACGTCTCGGCATCGCCCAGGCCATGTTGAACAACCCCCGTGTCTTGATTCTCGACGAACCGACGAACGGGCTCGACCCGATGGGGATTCGCGATCTTCGACTCTTCATCCGCCGTCTCGTCGAAGAGACTGGACTGAGCGTCCTCGTCTCGAGCCACATTTTGGCTGAGATTGAACTGCTCGCGGACCGCGTCGCCATCATGTCGCGCGGGAAAATCGTGAAAGTCGGGACGGTAGACGAATTGATTCATGAGTTGGCGTCGACGGTCGATGTTCATGTGGCCGACAGTTTTGAAGTCTTGCCGATTGTGCGCGGTTTCGAATCGATTGAGCACGCCGACGTCGTCGACGAACGCACGATTCGCGTGTCGATGAATCTTGAAGAGACGGCCCGCTTGAACCGCTATTTGCTTGACCGGGGAGTCGACGTATTCGGGCTTGAACGACGCGTCCAGACACTCGAAGAATTATTCATCTCATTGACCGGGGGTGACCATATTGTCTAA
- a CDS encoding GDSL-type esterase/lipase family protein, with protein MKNGKWYSFLIGSVFLTGIALYGLWIGYQDIVNPPDRTLSISEDSRPEPVGDVYVALGDSLTRGVGSTSGAGYVQPVGETLDEDGIRTQNLAVSGARTEDLLAQLEQPEVRRTIENARYITLTIGGNDLFNRGENVDNFESVDIEQVVTDAKTNLNDIFEQVRGLNDTAQIVYIALYNPFQENENGEAFNQLILDWNASAATFGNAQRIDVIDPFAYVSDVSRDLATDQFHPSDRTYEKLAEDVLFILE; from the coding sequence ATGAAAAATGGGAAATGGTATTCGTTTTTAATCGGTTCGGTCTTCTTGACGGGCATCGCCTTATACGGTTTATGGATCGGCTATCAAGATATCGTCAACCCACCGGATCGCACACTCTCGATTAGTGAAGATTCGAGACCCGAACCGGTCGGTGACGTTTACGTCGCTTTAGGTGACTCCCTGACACGCGGCGTCGGGTCGACGTCAGGTGCTGGCTACGTTCAGCCGGTCGGTGAAACGCTCGACGAAGACGGCATTCGTACGCAGAACTTGGCCGTCTCCGGTGCCCGGACTGAGGATTTGTTGGCCCAACTCGAACAACCGGAAGTACGGCGAACGATTGAGAACGCCCGCTACATCACACTCACGATTGGCGGTAACGACCTGTTCAATCGCGGCGAGAACGTCGATAACTTTGAATCGGTCGATATCGAACAAGTTGTGACCGATGCCAAGACGAATTTGAATGACATCTTTGAACAAGTTCGCGGATTGAACGATACGGCACAAATCGTTTATATCGCGCTCTATAATCCATTCCAAGAGAACGAAAACGGTGAGGCGTTCAATCAACTGATTCTCGATTGGAACGCCTCGGCGGCCACGTTCGGAAACGCACAACGCATCGACGTAATCGACCCGTTCGCATACGTCTCTGACGTCTCGCGTGACCTCGCGACCGACCAGTTCCATCCGAGCGATCGGACGTACGAGAAGTTAGCCGAGGACGTCCTGTTCATCCTCGAATAA
- a CDS encoding mandelate racemase/muconate lactonizing enzyme family protein, translated as MRIKKIELFAIRLPLKVPFIVSYHRYDDMPSVIVKLTTECGHVGYGEAVADEHVTGESLDSTISVIRHVLGPLLIGQNPMHMERIHDVMDRAIRDVPAAKAALDIACHDVVGKKLGLPVYELLGGRYHDAFPVTHVLSIGDPEAMADEAREQIEQGYTAVKMKVGVDVASDVRRVEAVRRAVGPDVPIRVDVNQGWVNAAKTLQAMKLLEPFHIDWVEQPVKADDFEGMVEVKGKISVPLMIDEGVRGVTEMRRLTMMQAAHKVNIKLMKCGGIYPAKKLVHMAEMSGIECQIGSMVESSVASSAGFHVAFSSKIVQSVELTGPLRFAEDIGNLTYDLPFIRLSERPGLGVDVDESVLLRLTTATYVVGGTDHVAR; from the coding sequence ATGAGAATAAAGAAAATCGAGCTGTTTGCGATACGTCTACCACTGAAAGTACCGTTCATCGTCAGTTATCACCGCTATGACGACATGCCGTCGGTAATCGTGAAACTGACGACCGAGTGCGGACATGTCGGTTACGGCGAGGCCGTCGCTGATGAGCACGTCACGGGCGAATCGCTCGACAGTACGATTAGCGTCATCCGACATGTGCTAGGACCACTTTTGATCGGGCAAAACCCGATGCATATGGAACGAATCCATGACGTGATGGACCGAGCCATCCGGGACGTGCCGGCGGCGAAGGCGGCGCTTGATATTGCCTGCCACGACGTTGTTGGGAAAAAACTTGGCTTGCCTGTGTATGAGTTGCTTGGCGGCCGTTATCACGATGCCTTCCCGGTCACGCACGTGTTAAGCATCGGAGATCCGGAAGCGATGGCGGACGAGGCGCGCGAACAAATCGAACAAGGCTATACAGCCGTCAAGATGAAAGTCGGCGTCGATGTCGCCTCGGACGTACGACGTGTCGAGGCGGTTCGTCGAGCCGTCGGACCGGACGTTCCGATTCGGGTCGATGTCAATCAAGGTTGGGTCAATGCTGCCAAGACGCTCCAAGCGATGAAGTTACTCGAGCCATTCCATATCGATTGGGTCGAACAGCCGGTCAAAGCCGACGATTTTGAAGGCATGGTAGAAGTAAAAGGAAAAATCTCGGTCCCGCTCATGATTGATGAAGGCGTGCGGGGTGTAACCGAAATGCGTCGTCTGACGATGATGCAGGCCGCCCACAAAGTGAACATTAAACTGATGAAGTGCGGCGGCATCTACCCGGCGAAAAAACTTGTCCATATGGCCGAGATGTCAGGTATCGAGTGCCAAATCGGGTCGATGGTCGAGTCGTCGGTCGCCTCGAGTGCAGGTTTCCACGTCGCGTTCTCGAGCAAAATCGTCCAATCGGTCGAATTGACAGGGCCGCTCCGCTTTGCAGAAGACATCGGCAATTTGACGTACGACCTTCCGTTCATTCGATTGTCTGAACGACCAGGACTCGGTGTCGACGTCGATGAATCTGTCTTATTACGTCTGACGACCGCGACGTACGTCGTCGGAGGGACCGATCATGTGGCGCGGTGA
- a CDS encoding HTH domain-containing protein, producing MSIHIAIVGSHEFVATIRTLGAPEGVRFAYHPYEHPHEAAVIAKTLGSFDGVFFSGSFPFTYAAPYLQNVATHHVVQDETVLLTTLLYATLTHSVPLDQLSIDLVEPERLTSILESFPNHASTPAVMKVEPSIAFEDVITFHTEHGAKQAKLAVTSIEQVHRQLVRDGYHSLLMIEPRTTVERHLDMLIQRIRRQFADDAQFAIIRFETDDKALLEHLKVVRYLGGHIESTDDGRITLLTTRGETNNALDTSTLSPTGDYRIGIGYGTQYQQAYENAEIALSAASKERIRIVDDSKRLSFPNREDRIPYRVTEVAVFDVIKQAGISPVNIGKIMQFSKHHLEFTAKELTDHLAVSRRTTERLIKKLHDAQLIEVIGEEMSYNQGRPRAVYKFNFPT from the coding sequence ATGTCCATCCATATCGCCATCGTCGGGTCGCACGAATTTGTGGCTACTATCCGTACCCTCGGTGCCCCAGAAGGTGTTCGGTTCGCGTATCACCCTTACGAGCATCCCCATGAAGCAGCCGTTATCGCCAAAACGCTCGGCTCGTTCGATGGTGTCTTTTTTTCCGGGTCGTTCCCGTTCACTTATGCGGCCCCCTACCTTCAAAACGTAGCGACCCATCACGTCGTCCAAGACGAGACTGTCCTATTAACGACACTTCTCTATGCGACGCTCACCCACTCAGTCCCTCTTGATCAACTGTCCATCGATTTGGTCGAGCCGGAGCGCTTGACGTCAATCCTCGAATCGTTCCCGAATCATGCCTCGACTCCTGCCGTTATGAAAGTCGAACCGAGTATCGCTTTCGAAGACGTGATTACTTTTCACACGGAGCACGGGGCCAAGCAGGCGAAACTGGCCGTGACGAGCATCGAACAAGTTCATCGTCAACTCGTCCGTGATGGATATCATAGTCTATTGATGATCGAGCCGCGGACCACGGTCGAGCGCCATCTCGATATGTTAATTCAACGAATTCGACGCCAGTTCGCGGACGACGCCCAGTTCGCCATCATTCGTTTCGAGACCGACGACAAGGCATTACTCGAACATTTGAAAGTGGTCCGCTACCTTGGCGGACACATCGAATCGACCGACGATGGTCGTATCACGCTACTTACGACACGAGGCGAGACGAACAACGCCCTCGATACAAGTACGCTCAGCCCAACAGGTGATTATCGAATCGGAATCGGCTATGGCACGCAATATCAACAAGCATACGAAAATGCTGAAATCGCACTATCGGCCGCAAGCAAGGAGCGCATTCGAATCGTCGACGATTCAAAACGCTTGTCCTTCCCGAACCGTGAGGACCGCATCCCCTATCGAGTGACCGAAGTAGCGGTCTTTGACGTCATCAAGCAAGCCGGGATCAGTCCGGTCAACATCGGTAAAATTATGCAGTTCTCAAAGCACCATCTTGAATTCACGGCAAAAGAGTTGACCGACCATCTCGCCGTCTCAAGACGGACGACGGAGCGACTCATCAAAAAATTACATGACGCGCAACTGATCGAAGTGATTGGTGAAGAGATGAGTTACAACCAAGGACGACCTCGTGCCGTCTATAAATTCAATTTCCCGACCTGA